A region of Thermococcus argininiproducens DNA encodes the following proteins:
- a CDS encoding aminotransferase class V-fold PLP-dependent enzyme, giving the protein MGILRVKHLFPGLEQFRAYLNTASAGMLPLTSLKRVLDFLNYIIDFREGSDSVDVLDVKFLNKTLEEGAKLMKVKKENIGLTIQTTEGLRRILMALTPKEEMNIVSLDMEFPSLSCLLKSYSEKHKLELRVVKNKNGWYSIEEIEKSIDDKTFAVVISSIQWISGQRIDLKELSKIVHEHGAWLIVDAVQHLGSLTLFPKRERVDALVAGGEKWLLNPAVGSGLMYLSDEILEELSPLPGLLNMEAPTGEWGLWWGIPEKNPWGDFVLRKDAKKMDFGGGPPYLLAVTLGASLELINRLQIEKIENHNKKLIARIRDEILSAGLEVIGDHNEHEWSSIITVKTGLGYEKEKKIYQKLLDEGIKISHRGVLGHYGLRISPHLYNDMDEVEIFLEHLFKNLVKL; this is encoded by the coding sequence GTGGGTATTTTGAGAGTCAAACACTTGTTCCCCGGCTTAGAGCAATTTAGAGCATACTTAAACACTGCAAGTGCAGGAATGCTTCCTTTGACTTCTTTAAAACGTGTCTTAGATTTCCTAAACTATATTATAGACTTTAGAGAAGGTTCAGATTCTGTTGATGTTTTGGACGTGAAGTTTCTTAATAAGACACTTGAAGAGGGAGCAAAACTGATGAAGGTTAAGAAGGAAAACATTGGGCTGACAATTCAGACCACTGAAGGCTTGAGAAGGATTTTAATGGCTCTAACGCCAAAAGAAGAGATGAATATAGTCTCTCTCGATATGGAATTTCCTTCCCTTTCATGTCTTTTGAAGAGCTATTCGGAGAAACATAAACTTGAACTTAGGGTTGTTAAAAACAAAAACGGTTGGTACTCCATTGAAGAGATTGAAAAATCAATAGATGACAAAACTTTTGCTGTAGTTATAAGCTCAATCCAATGGATTTCAGGACAAAGGATTGATCTTAAAGAACTCTCGAAAATAGTTCATGAACATGGAGCATGGCTTATTGTAGATGCTGTCCAACACCTTGGAAGCTTAACTCTCTTCCCTAAGAGAGAAAGGGTAGATGCCCTTGTTGCTGGTGGTGAAAAATGGCTTTTAAATCCTGCTGTGGGTTCAGGCCTCATGTATCTTTCTGATGAAATCCTAGAGGAGCTCTCCCCACTTCCAGGTCTACTGAATATGGAGGCTCCAACAGGTGAGTGGGGGCTCTGGTGGGGTATCCCAGAGAAAAATCCATGGGGAGATTTCGTATTAAGGAAAGATGCAAAAAAGATGGATTTTGGAGGCGGACCCCCATATCTTCTAGCGGTTACCTTAGGGGCATCATTGGAGCTGATAAATAGACTCCAAATTGAAAAAATTGAGAACCATAATAAGAAGCTTATAGCAAGAATTAGAGATGAAATATTAAGCGCTGGACTTGAGGTTATTGGAGATCATAATGAACATGAGTGGTCTTCTATAATAACAGTAAAAACTGGACTGGGTTATGAAAAAGAAAAAAAGATCTATCAAAAACTCTTAGATGAAGGCATAAAAATAAGCCATAGAGGAGTTCTTGGACATTATGGCTTGCGGATATCCCCTCATTTATACAATGACATGGACGAAGTAGAGATATTCCTTGAACATCTCTTTAAGAACTTAGTTAAGCTTTAA
- a CDS encoding deoxyribonuclease IV — MIKLRRLRFGTAGIPISTPKPSTITGIEQVRKLGLDAMELEFVRGVNLKPEMAKKIGKVAQKNDVLLTAHAPYYINLNATERAKVEASKRRIIQSAERLYEAGGWSVVFHAGYYLKQDPAKVYEKIKTEIRDIVKTLQDKGVEVWVRPELTGKPTQFGDLKELIRLSQELEHVLPAIDFAHCHARNRGRYNSTEEWNEMLSLIEQELGREALDNMHIHISGINYSEKGEKNHLNLQESDMKWEDLLAILKEFRVKGVVISESPNIEGDAILMKKKYKEIKA, encoded by the coding sequence ATGATAAAGCTCAGGCGATTGAGATTTGGAACTGCGGGAATACCCATTTCAACCCCTAAACCATCTACAATTACTGGAATAGAACAAGTTAGAAAGCTGGGTCTAGATGCTATGGAACTTGAATTTGTTAGAGGAGTCAATTTAAAACCTGAAATGGCAAAAAAGATCGGAAAAGTTGCTCAAAAAAATGACGTGCTTCTGACAGCTCACGCACCTTATTACATAAACTTAAATGCAACTGAGAGAGCAAAAGTAGAAGCGAGTAAAAGAAGAATAATTCAAAGTGCTGAAAGACTCTACGAAGCTGGAGGATGGAGTGTAGTTTTCCATGCAGGTTACTATCTCAAACAAGATCCTGCTAAAGTATATGAAAAAATAAAAACTGAAATAAGAGATATCGTAAAGACTTTACAGGATAAAGGAGTGGAGGTATGGGTTCGACCAGAACTCACCGGAAAACCCACTCAATTTGGAGACCTAAAAGAGCTCATACGCTTAAGTCAAGAATTGGAACATGTTTTACCCGCAATAGATTTTGCACATTGCCATGCTAGAAATAGAGGAAGGTATAATAGCACAGAAGAATGGAATGAAATGCTCTCCCTAATTGAGCAAGAGCTAGGACGAGAAGCCTTAGATAACATGCATATTCATATAAGTGGGATAAACTACTCTGAAAAAGGTGAAAAAAATCACCTAAATCTACAGGAAAGCGACATGAAATGGGAGGATCTCCTAGCTATACTCAAAGAATTCAGAGTGAAAGGAGTTGTAATAAGCGAGAGCCCAAATATAGAAGGCGATGCCATACTAATGAAAAAGAAATACAAGGAAATTAAAGCTTAA
- a CDS encoding DUF373 family protein — translation MLAIDRDNDFGEKAGVKGPVIGKEACIDAALKLSLADPEDSDANVLYAAIKLYEELKERGEFDEVEIALITGHSEVGIKSDIELNRQLAEVLEVFPAHGVIPVTDGAEDEQIFPLITSRLPIISTRRVVVKQSESIETTYYILYRYLKEIFSDPEAAKIFFGLPGMILLIYGIARLLSIKYQESVTIISSTVTGIILFLIGGYFFARAFRLKETVGHLLTRGFIQFVSAIAAVFVLFAGAVSAYLNLESIALQLTGRYPGTELLGIVIFLNAINTSFVVALAVLMIGKVVHAYLRRDHHIWYYISGLLLLPALWVTIDVTTLYALSILSFYSMEFLKRGIIALGDIALATLVGMYLRDKLRGWERVETERSTA, via the coding sequence ATACTTGCCATTGATAGAGATAATGACTTTGGTGAAAAAGCTGGGGTTAAAGGGCCTGTTATCGGGAAAGAGGCATGTATAGATGCTGCTTTAAAACTAAGTCTTGCAGATCCTGAAGACAGCGATGCCAATGTTCTTTACGCAGCGATCAAATTGTATGAAGAACTTAAAGAACGTGGCGAATTTGATGAGGTTGAAATTGCTCTTATAACTGGACATTCAGAAGTTGGTATTAAGAGTGATATTGAACTAAATAGGCAACTGGCAGAGGTTCTGGAGGTATTTCCTGCACATGGAGTAATTCCTGTCACAGATGGGGCTGAGGATGAGCAGATTTTTCCATTGATAACTTCTAGGCTCCCTATCATAAGTACTCGAAGAGTTGTTGTTAAACAGAGTGAGAGTATTGAAACTACTTATTACATCCTTTATCGTTACTTGAAAGAAATTTTTAGCGATCCCGAGGCCGCAAAAATATTTTTCGGATTGCCAGGAATGATACTTCTTATTTATGGCATCGCACGGTTATTATCTATTAAATATCAAGAAAGTGTTACTATAATCTCCTCAACCGTTACAGGTATTATTCTATTCCTTATAGGCGGTTATTTCTTTGCAAGAGCCTTTAGATTAAAAGAGACCGTGGGGCACTTGCTCACTAGAGGGTTCATACAATTCGTCTCTGCAATAGCTGCAGTATTTGTACTATTTGCAGGTGCCGTAAGTGCTTATTTAAACCTAGAAAGCATAGCTCTTCAACTTACAGGTAGATATCCTGGAACAGAGCTGTTAGGGATAGTTATATTTCTAAATGCAATAAACACATCATTTGTTGTCGCTTTAGCTGTTTTGATGATTGGCAAAGTAGTCCACGCATATCTAAGAAGAGATCATCACATCTGGTACTACATAAGTGGACTTCTCCTCCTTCCAGCTCTTTGGGTCACGATAGATGTCACCACTCTTTATGCACTTTCAATTCTCTCTTTCTACTCAATGGAGTTCCTTAAGAGAGGTATAATAGCCTTAGGTGATATAGCACTTGCAACATTGGTGGGAATGTATTTGAGAGACAAATTAAGAGGATGGGAAAGAGTTGAAACTGAAAGAAGCACTGCATAA
- a CDS encoding MTH1187 family thiamine-binding protein, translating into MSIIIEFVIIPLGEKSLSKYVAQVVKLLEEKKVKYQLTPMGTIIEVSSLRDGLKVIEEAHEMMFKLGTDRVATTIRIDDRRDKERVMEDKVKSVFEKLRGEQKLEY; encoded by the coding sequence ATGAGTATTATAATCGAGTTTGTAATTATTCCACTTGGTGAGAAAAGTCTGAGTAAGTATGTAGCTCAAGTAGTAAAGCTTTTAGAGGAGAAAAAAGTAAAATATCAATTGACCCCTATGGGGACAATCATTGAAGTATCCTCCCTGAGAGACGGATTGAAGGTAATAGAAGAGGCTCATGAAATGATGTTTAAACTCGGGACTGACCGAGTCGCTACTACAATCAGAATTGACGATAGGAGGGACAAAGAAAGAGTGATGGAGGATAAAGTTAAATCAGTTTTTGAAAAACTCCGGGGGGAACAAAAATTAGAGTATTGA
- a CDS encoding TIGR00296 family protein — protein sequence MYKIKDEWGLFLIKLARKAIEEYLKSGKELEPPQDTPSDLWEKMGVFVTLNRYNVPPQQALRGCIGFPYPIYPLVIATIKAAIYAAVDDPRFPPVSIEELDKITIEVSVLTPPEPVEGPPHERPNKIKVGRDGLIVKKGIYSGLLLPQVPIEWNWDEEEFLSETCWKAGLPPDCWMEESTEVYRFTAEIFEEESPNGPVRRKPLC from the coding sequence ATGTATAAGATAAAAGACGAGTGGGGATTATTCTTAATAAAACTAGCTAGAAAGGCAATAGAAGAATATTTAAAGAGCGGTAAAGAGCTTGAACCTCCTCAAGACACTCCATCGGATCTTTGGGAGAAAATGGGAGTATTCGTTACATTAAACCGATATAACGTGCCCCCTCAACAAGCACTAAGGGGATGTATAGGATTTCCTTATCCGATTTATCCATTAGTTATAGCCACAATAAAAGCGGCAATCTATGCTGCTGTAGATGATCCACGTTTTCCTCCAGTTAGTATTGAAGAACTGGACAAAATTACGATTGAGGTCAGTGTTCTAACCCCTCCCGAACCTGTGGAAGGCCCTCCCCACGAGAGGCCCAATAAGATAAAAGTTGGAAGAGATGGACTAATAGTTAAAAAGGGAATTTATAGTGGGCTCCTCCTACCACAAGTTCCCATCGAGTGGAACTGGGATGAAGAAGAGTTTTTAAGTGAGACATGTTGGAAAGCGGGTCTTCCGCCGGATTGTTGGATGGAAGAAAGCACTGAGGTTTACCGCTTCACAGCTGAAATTTTTGAAGAAGAATCTCCAAACGGTCCAGTCAGGAGAAAACCACTCTGTTAA
- a CDS encoding pyrolysin → MKKILGLLVVFIFILSSFSFSAAQSFSGKKVLILKNVNAWNSNANEMVLTQMGISYDVMTASQLNSLSLSDLINTYDMILIVSDQDQTFYNDLGPQMSKLEDFARAGGALEIHAANWGWHGGVWTTPLPGGVEILQSYSYYDYLVKNGTWLYSTYASHGYLTNVPTGANVITVQGNGATPNYNRPSTISYPLGNGQVMVTGLTIEYSVKYSGAVWVDFLKWMIKTNLGYKPTPVPVSPGRIGPSQYFLLNYIYNTRYHRELARFNELYNSPEAGELSNETLEGALHYKTLAEEFYEKAGEYGPIATNLNSFRVFISLRQAYFAISDAVDTLEDALE, encoded by the coding sequence ATGAAGAAAATATTGGGACTCTTGGTTGTTTTCATATTCATTCTGAGTAGTTTTAGTTTTTCTGCAGCCCAGAGTTTTAGTGGAAAAAAGGTTTTGATATTGAAAAATGTAAATGCATGGAATTCCAATGCAAACGAAATGGTACTAACCCAAATGGGGATTTCCTATGACGTTATGACGGCTTCACAGTTGAACTCTCTAAGTCTTTCTGACTTAATAAATACTTATGACATGATCCTAATAGTAAGTGACCAGGATCAGACGTTTTATAACGATCTAGGCCCACAAATGTCAAAACTGGAAGACTTTGCAAGGGCTGGTGGAGCGCTCGAAATTCATGCTGCCAATTGGGGATGGCATGGTGGTGTTTGGACTACTCCCTTGCCTGGAGGCGTTGAAATACTTCAAAGCTATTCGTATTATGACTATTTAGTGAAAAATGGAACCTGGCTTTATAGCACATATGCAAGTCACGGATACCTAACTAATGTACCAACAGGTGCAAATGTAATAACCGTCCAAGGAAATGGAGCCACACCCAACTACAACAGACCCAGCACAATATCGTATCCATTGGGCAACGGCCAGGTTATGGTCACTGGCCTCACAATAGAATACAGTGTGAAGTACAGTGGAGCGGTCTGGGTAGACTTTTTAAAGTGGATGATAAAGACTAATTTAGGCTACAAACCCACACCAGTTCCAGTTTCACCAGGCAGAATAGGACCATCACAGTACTTCCTTTTGAACTACATCTACAATACGAGGTATCATAGAGAGCTTGCAAGATTTAACGAACTCTATAACAGCCCAGAAGCGGGTGAACTGAGCAACGAAACGTTGGAGGGGGCACTACACTATAAAACTCTAGCTGAAGAGTTTTACGAAAAAGCAGGCGAATATGGGCCAATAGCGACCAATCTAAATAGTTTTAGAGTCTTTATATCATTGAGACAAGCATATTTTGCCATTAGCGATGCTGTAGATACCCTCGAAGATGCTTTGGAGTGA
- a CDS encoding RsmB/NOP family class I SAM-dependent RNA methyltransferase: protein MELFYKIALHELIADILTIVDEREYSSKNALERVFKRVSGKDKERVRGLAHAYVFEIEKWKKKIDFIGNSVLKGTKIEELEPYLANLLRIGIFEMKFKKINPAIATDSVVRVVKERYDLNRAKFINAILREIEGFNVENALKSLKERDKTEYLSVKFSHPRWYVEYVIDLLGYENAIRLLLSNNKSQRYYIRVNPLKSDVDSLSEYLEEHDVRAARTPVSDVLKVLDYETPITRLEWYKKGYFVIQDLASAYVAHVLAPEKGEKILDLAAAPGSKTFHVAHLMENTGEIIAVDYSLERLRKMETKMKILGVKNVKLVHADGMTFKDMRKFDKIILDAPCSSSGTYRQFPEVKWRFNEEKIKKVIQVQKAMIRNAFKNLKKEGEMTYSTCSIRIDENEENIKYAIEKVGFNLVAYPFNWGERGFTEIGEMVFRSFTHLHDCNSFFIAKLKKE from the coding sequence ATGGAATTGTTTTACAAAATAGCCCTTCATGAGCTAATTGCTGACATACTTACCATTGTAGATGAACGGGAGTACTCCTCTAAAAACGCATTAGAGAGAGTATTTAAGAGGGTTAGTGGGAAAGATAAAGAAAGAGTGAGAGGATTAGCACATGCATATGTTTTTGAAATTGAGAAATGGAAAAAGAAAATTGATTTTATTGGAAATTCTGTTCTCAAAGGCACCAAAATCGAAGAGCTTGAGCCATATCTTGCCAATCTCCTCCGAATTGGAATATTTGAAATGAAGTTCAAGAAAATAAACCCTGCCATAGCAACAGACTCTGTAGTGAGAGTTGTAAAGGAAAGATATGACCTAAATAGGGCAAAATTCATTAATGCGATTTTAAGGGAGATTGAGGGATTTAATGTTGAGAATGCACTTAAGAGTCTTAAAGAGAGAGATAAGACAGAATATCTTAGTGTTAAGTTCTCCCACCCCCGCTGGTACGTCGAATATGTAATAGATCTTCTTGGATATGAAAATGCCATAAGGCTCTTATTAAGCAATAATAAATCCCAAAGGTATTATATCCGAGTGAATCCGCTGAAGAGTGATGTAGACTCTCTTAGTGAATACTTAGAGGAACATGACGTCCGAGCAGCACGAACTCCAGTTAGTGATGTATTAAAAGTTCTGGATTACGAGACTCCAATAACACGCCTTGAATGGTATAAAAAGGGTTATTTTGTAATACAAGACTTAGCAAGTGCATATGTAGCTCATGTCCTTGCTCCAGAAAAAGGGGAAAAAATTCTCGATCTAGCAGCAGCTCCTGGGAGTAAAACATTCCATGTTGCACACTTAATGGAGAATACAGGAGAAATAATCGCTGTAGATTATTCTCTTGAGAGACTTAGAAAAATGGAAACAAAAATGAAAATTCTGGGTGTAAAAAATGTCAAACTCGTGCATGCTGATGGCATGACGTTCAAAGATATGAGAAAATTCGATAAAATAATTCTTGATGCACCATGCTCCTCTTCTGGAACCTACCGGCAGTTTCCAGAAGTAAAATGGCGTTTTAATGAGGAAAAGATAAAGAAAGTGATCCAAGTGCAAAAGGCTATGATTAGAAATGCATTTAAAAATCTGAAAAAAGAAGGAGAAATGACATATTCTACCTGTTCAATAAGAATAGATGAAAATGAAGAGAACATAAAGTATGCAATAGAAAAAGTAGGGTTTAACCTAGTTGCTTATCCATTTAACTGGGGGGAAAGGGGATTTACTGAAATCGGAGAGATGGTTTTCAGAAGCTTTACCCATTTACACGATTGCAACAGCTTTTTCATCGCAAAATTAAAAAAAGAGTAG